From a single Mycosarcoma maydis chromosome 2, whole genome shotgun sequence genomic region:
- a CDS encoding alpha-tubulin has product MREVLSLHVGQAGIQIGNACWELYLAEHGLSPDGRILEGSPSENDDGFSTFFSETGSGKYVPRSIYVDLEPNVVDEVRTGTFRSLFHPETLVTGKEDAANNYARGHYTVGKELIDQTLDRVRKLADACSGLQGFFVFHSFGGGTGSGFGSLLLERLAQDFGKKAKLEFSVYPSPKMSSSVVEPYNSVLTTHTTLENSDCSFMVDNEAIYDICRTKLGIASPGFTNLNRLIAQVVSSITASLRFDGSLNVDLNEFQVNLVPFPRIHFPLATYAPILSAAKAGHEQNSVAEMTFSSFEKGNQMVKADPRDGKFMACCLLYRGDVVPKDVNSAVATIKTKRTIQFVDWCPTGFKIGICNEPPTTVPGGDLAKVSRSLCMLANTTAIAGAWGRLDNKFDLLYSKRAFVHWYVGEGMEEGEFSEAREDLAALEKDYEEVGLDSVDVGEEDLEY; this is encoded by the coding sequence ATGCGTGAAGTTCTTTCCCTCCACGTCGGTCAGGCCGGTATCCAGATCGGTAACGCCTGTTGGGAGCTCTACCTTGCCGAGCACGGCCTCAGCCCCGATGGTCGCATCCTCGAGGGCAGCCCGTCTGAGAACGATGACGGTTTCTCCACCTTCTTCAGCGAGACTGGCAGCGGCAAGTACGTGCCCCGCTCTATCTACGTCGACTTGGAGCCCAACgttgtcgacgaggtgcgcACCGGTACCTTCCgctcgctcttccaccCCGAGACGCTTGTCACCGGTAAGGAGGATGCCGCCAACAACTACGCGCGTGGTCACTACACGGTCGGCAAGGAGCTCATCGACCAGACACTCGATCGCGTgcgcaagctcgccgatgccTGCTCGGGTCTTCAGggcttcttcgtcttccacTCGTTCGGCGGTGGTACCGGTTCCGGTTTCGGTTCGCTCCTactcgagcgtcttgctcaGGACTTTGGTAAGAAAGCCAAGCTTGAGTTCTCGGTGTACCCTTCGCCCAAGatgagctcgtcggtggtTGAGCCTTACAACTCGGTGCTCACCACGCACACCACGCTCGAGAACTCGGACTGCTCGTTCATGGTCGACAACGAGGCGATCTACGACATTTGCcgcaccaagctcggcattgCCTCGCCTGGGTTCACCAACCTGAACAGGCTCATCGCGCAGGTGGTCTCGTCGATCACTGCCTCGCTCCGATTTGACGGTTCGCTCAACGTCGACCTGAACGAGTTCCAGGTGAACCTGGTACCGTTCCCGCGTATCCACTTCCCTCTGGCCACCTATGCACCCATCCTTTcggctgccaaggctgGTCACGAGCAGAACTCGGTCGCCGAGATGACCTTCTCGTCGTTTGAGAAGGGCAACCAGATGGTCAAGGCCGACCCTCGTGACGGCAAGTTTATGGCGTGCTGTCTGCTGTACCGTGGTGATGTTGTGCCGAAAGACGTCAACTCGGCGGTCGCTAcgatcaagaccaagcgCACGATCCAGTTCGTCGACTGGTGCCCTACCGGTTTCAAGATTGGAATCTGCAATGAGCCGCCCACGACAGTTCCCGGTGGTGACCTTGCCAAGGTGtcgcgctcgctctgcATGCTTGCCAACACCACTGCGATCGCTGGGGCTTGGGGTCGACTGGACAACAAGTTCGACTTGCTTTACTCGAAGCGTGCTTTCGTCCACTGGTATGTGGGCGAGGGTATGGAGGAGGGTGAGTTCTCCGAGGCGCGTGAGGACCTGGCTGCTCTTGAGAAGGACTACGAAGAGGTTGGTCTTGACTCGGTCGATGTTGGTGAGGAGGACCTCGAGTACTAA